One genomic window of Tripterygium wilfordii isolate XIE 37 unplaced genomic scaffold, ASM1340144v1 ctg31, whole genome shotgun sequence includes the following:
- the LOC119994936 gene encoding (+)-neomenthol dehydrogenase-like, whose product MAESTKMYAVVTGSYRGVGFGIVKLLASEGITVVLTSRDEKRGLERMEKLKEEEDSTLSQNIVFHQLDVTDPASISSLADFIKSKFGKLDILVNNACCGGVRIVGNPSPFPNESPDPMYVDWSKIIETYELAEECIDTNYYGAKRMVEALIPLLQLSDSPRIVNVSSIGGMLQYMTNTWALEIFGDVENLTEERVEDVLRVFLKDFENGLPKINGWPVRPSAAKISKTALNAYTRILANKYPTNFCINCVCPGPVKTDRSFYPLKRTIEEGAQGPVKLALLPNGGPSGLFFTEKGLSTF is encoded by the exons ATGGCGGAATCAACAAAAAT GTATGCAGTTGTGACTGGTTCATATAGAGGAGTTGGATTTGGAATAGTTAAGTTGTTAGCTTCAGAGGGTATCACAGTGGTTTTAACAAGCAGAGATGAGAAGAGAGGACTTGAAAGAATGGAGAAGctcaaggaggaagaggacTCCACCCTCTCTCAAAATATTGTCTTTCATCAGCTTGATGTTACAGACCCAGCTAGTATTTCTTCTTTGGCTGATTTTATCAAATCCAAATTCGGAAAGCTTGATATCTTG gtGAACAATGCATGTTGTGGTGGAGTTAGGATCGTCGGTAATCCTAGTCCGTTTCCTAATGag TCACCGGATCCTATGTATGTAGATTGGAGTAAAATAATTGAAACATATGAGTTAGCTGAAGAATGCATTGACACCAACTATTATGGTGCCAAAAGAATGGTTGAGGCACTCATTCCCCTTCTCCAGCTATCTGATTCACCAAGGATTGTTAATGTTTCTTCCATTGGAGGCATGCTTCAG TATATGACAAACACTTGGGCTCTAGAAATATTCGGAGACGTTGAAAACCTTACAGAAGAAAGAGTAGAAGATGTATTGAGGGTGTTTCTTAAGGATTTTGAGAACGGTCTACCAAAAATCAATGGCTGGCCAGTTAGACCGTCTGCAGCTAAAATATCCAAAACAGCTCTGAATGCCTACACAAGAATTTTGGCCAACAAGTATCCAACTAATTTCTGTATCAATTGTGTGTGTCCTGGACCTGTGAAGACTGATAGGTCCTTTTATCCATTAAAACGAACTATTGAAGAAGGTGCTCAAGGTCCTGTGAAGTTGGCATTGCTGCCTAATGGTGGTCCTTCTGGTCTCTTCTTTACGGAGAAAGGATTGTCAACCTTT